The following coding sequences are from one Clostridioides difficile ATCC 9689 = DSM 1296 window:
- a CDS encoding HNH endonuclease, translating into MIKLIECIPYPGYRDRDGYGQINSNKEGTLRAARIVLEERLQRPIRNGYQAHHTCYNRCCVNPSHIEERKVSENILDKYFNDRPEINEIVLTKESVYLTKYLLNNMNNSEFNYSIEEIAKFLSIPLELLLYIKKGSVWNYIYLTNAEKVEALHKLEIFFPKEVCIEANWGSEKYCPVVHKNNKQIKASRYSYDTYTNTSSSGKYILHNCDNPLCIRASHLRTGDQKDNMNDKVQRRRTNRDYYLYNQEIIKKIVQLRDVENYSFSKIGREIAILVKRDKPYDHKTVISIYKNYKYTRREELKEKPPTQRELLNKHIDTLIDLKHNYNYSLRQISHKLGSNLIGKPFDLNVIGQVYKEHISKQNLIPPKSSIKLLEENITEILSMLDCNISLREIANRLTKKLNPNKPFHHNQITKVVNKYKK; encoded by the coding sequence GTGATAAAATTGATTGAATGCATTCCTTATCCAGGATATAGAGACCGTGATGGTTATGGTCAAATTAATTCAAATAAAGAAGGTACTTTAAGAGCTGCAAGAATAGTACTAGAAGAGAGACTACAAAGGCCAATTAGAAATGGATACCAAGCACATCATACTTGTTACAATCGATGTTGTGTTAATCCAAGTCATATAGAAGAACGTAAAGTATCTGAAAATATTCTTGATAAATATTTCAATGATAGACCAGAAATTAATGAGATAGTTTTAACTAAAGAATCAGTATATTTAACAAAATATTTATTAAATAATATGAATAACTCTGAATTTAATTATTCAATAGAAGAAATAGCTAAATTTTTATCTATACCATTAGAGCTATTACTCTATATTAAAAAAGGTAGTGTATGGAATTATATTTATTTAACTAATGCAGAAAAAGTAGAGGCATTACATAAACTTGAAATTTTTTTCCCTAAAGAAGTCTGTATTGAAGCAAATTGGGGAAGTGAAAAATACTGTCCTGTAGTCCATAAAAATAACAAACAAATAAAAGCAAGTAGGTACTCTTATGACACTTATACTAATACTTCAAGTAGTGGCAAATATATTCTACACAATTGTGATAATCCATTATGTATTAGAGCAAGTCACTTAAGAACTGGCGACCAAAAAGATAATATGAATGATAAAGTTCAGCGTAGAAGAACTAACCGAGATTATTATTTGTATAATCAAGAAATCATAAAAAAGATTGTACAATTAAGAGATGTGGAAAATTACTCATTTAGTAAAATTGGTAGGGAAATTGCTATTTTGGTGAAAAGAGATAAACCTTATGACCATAAAACAGTAATAAGTATTTATAAAAATTACAAATATACTCGTCGAGAAGAACTTAAAGAAAAACCTCCTACACAAAGAGAATTACTAAATAAACATATAGATACTCTTATTGACCTTAAACATAATTATAATTATTCATTAAGACAAATATCACATAAATTAGGTTCTAATTTAATAGGAAAACCCTTTGATTTAAATGTGATTGGGCAAGTATATAAAGAACATATATCAAAACAAAATTTAATACCTCCAAAAAGTTCTATAAAATTACTAGAAGAAAATATTACTGAAATATTATCTATGTTAGATTGTAACATTAGTCTTAGAGAAATAGCTAATAGATTAACTAAAAAATTGAATCCTAACAAACCTTTTCATCATAATCAAATTACTAAAGTTGTAAATAAATATAAAAAATAA
- the smpB gene encoding SsrA-binding protein SmpB, with product MAGKKILATNKRARHEYFIEETYECGIELKGTEVKSIRQGKVNLSDGFASVDNSEVFLKQVHISPYEQGNIFNVDSLRVRKLLLHKHEIRKLIGATTIKGYSLIPLSLYLKNGKVKVEIALAKGKKLYDKRQDMAKKDAQRRIEREMTGKY from the coding sequence ATGGCTGGTAAAAAAATATTAGCAACAAACAAAAGAGCAAGACATGAATATTTTATAGAAGAAACTTATGAATGTGGAATTGAATTAAAAGGAACAGAAGTAAAATCAATAAGACAAGGCAAAGTTAACCTAAGTGATGGATTTGCATCTGTAGATAATAGCGAAGTATTTTTAAAACAAGTTCATATAAGTCCATATGAGCAAGGAAATATATTCAATGTTGATTCTTTAAGAGTTAGAAAATTATTACTTCATAAGCATGAAATAAGAAAGCTTATTGGAGCAACTACTATAAAGGGGTATTCACTTATACCACTTAGTTTGTATCTAAAAAACGGTAAAGTTAAAGTAGAGATTGCCTTAGCAAAAGGTAAAAAACTATATGATAAACGTCAAGATATGGCTAAGAAAGATGCACAAAGACGTATAGAAAGAGAAATGACAGGTAAGTATTAA
- a CDS encoding AIM24 family protein: MDLSKKVKILENASDGKSEFEILEFEKLEGASSPLMAMGLYFAREAGLKARQIKIKLNNSSIKTEAGALYYYKGNISSETKIGGVGGLFKKGISGALTNESMMKPVYKGTGEVYLEPSFRHYLFMSLDNDSIIVDKGLFYCCSDTIEVKAFTQKNFSSALLGGEGFFQIELSGTGVIVLECVVPQSEIVEYELKNGEELKVDGNFAIARTSGVNFSVTKSDKSLIGSALNGEGFLNTFTGNGTVWLAPTQVMYEKLSFGAMPTNDNMNNKVSKQK; encoded by the coding sequence ATGGATTTAAGCAAAAAAGTAAAAATTTTAGAAAATGCATCAGATGGCAAAAGCGAATTTGAGATATTAGAATTTGAAAAACTTGAGGGAGCTTCTAGCCCATTAATGGCAATGGGATTATATTTTGCTAGAGAAGCTGGTTTGAAAGCTAGACAAATTAAGATAAAATTAAATAATTCATCAATAAAAACAGAAGCTGGTGCATTATACTATTATAAAGGAAATATATCTTCTGAAACTAAGATTGGTGGTGTTGGAGGTCTTTTTAAAAAAGGAATATCAGGAGCACTTACTAATGAATCAATGATGAAACCTGTATACAAAGGTACTGGAGAAGTTTATTTGGAACCTTCTTTTAGACATTATTTATTTATGAGTCTTGATAATGATTCTATAATTGTTGATAAAGGATTATTCTATTGTTGCTCTGATACAATAGAAGTAAAAGCATTTACACAAAAGAACTTCTCATCTGCTTTACTTGGTGGTGAAGGCTTCTTCCAAATAGAATTAAGTGGTACTGGTGTAATCGTTCTGGAATGTGTTGTACCTCAAAGTGAAATTGTAGAGTATGAATTGAAAAATGGTGAAGAATTAAAGGTAGATGGTAACTTTGCAATAGCAAGAACATCTGGTGTTAATTTTTCTGTTACAAAATCAGATAAATCTTTAATTGGTTCTGCTTTAAATGGTGAAGGTTTCTTAAATACATTTACTGGTAATGGTACAGTTTGGCTAGCTCCAACTCAAGTAATGTATGAAAAACTAAGTTTTGGAGCAATGCCTACTAATGATAATATGAATAATAAAGTTTCTAAGCAAAAATAG
- a CDS encoding GNAT family N-acetyltransferase, which produces MNLNKVKFTEEHAIEVTNWKYEGKYSIYNLPPWEEIKKKNFSLAKEDKRKNFISFINDNKELIGFISLLDEGSSVFFGIGMKPNYCGMGIGKEIIGLGLQECRNKYSTKPIVLNVRTWNMRALKCYESQGFKIVETKVQKTHLGDGEFFVMRYQ; this is translated from the coding sequence ATGAATTTAAATAAAGTTAAATTTACTGAAGAACATGCTATTGAAGTTACTAATTGGAAATATGAAGGTAAATATTCAATATACAATCTACCTCCATGGGAGGAAATTAAAAAGAAGAATTTTTCACTAGCAAAAGAAGATAAAAGAAAAAATTTTATAAGTTTTATAAATGACAATAAAGAATTGATAGGTTTTATAAGCTTATTAGATGAAGGAAGCTCTGTATTCTTTGGTATTGGTATGAAACCGAATTATTGCGGAATGGGAATTGGTAAAGAAATAATTGGCCTAGGATTACAAGAATGTAGAAATAAATATAGTACTAAACCAATTGTATTAAATGTAAGAACCTGGAACATGAGAGCTTTAAAATGTTATGAGTCTCAAGGATTTAAAATAGTTGAGACTAAGGTACAGAAAACGCATTTAGGAGATGGAGAATTTTTTGTTATGAGGTATCAATAG
- a CDS encoding ABC transporter permease, translating to MNLFIKECKNILKSMIYYIFIVVLVFFYISQLGSSVSNDVSKNIPNDGNPLVAPQKVENIEEYYSVHNQYPYGQKESMKTEKVIPNATINLIREYQKNTYTTYPTGVVKYIKLDQNKTKTIEKYIEEITGKSISEINSLWKTDESIKIDYSKVSLERFEEIMQRVDDILGGGSAYAFDKLQRFGVVPVTYDEAMKNYNYTIQKDKVSNGYARIFCDYIGIVLSIFPVFVAVFMSLKDKRSRMREIIYSKQVSSCKIVLSRYFALVFMMILPVLILGMKDLLPLIFFAKDKGISIDNLAFIKYTLWWILPTLMIVTAVGMSITILTDTPVAIIVQLIWWFYSINSTGLKGDYSTMGLMIRHNSVLNGDIIIQNFNQIIINRIVISLGALVLVLLAIFLYEQKRRGNLDVWAKFSKLFSSNKRKLQIKHFN from the coding sequence ATGAATCTATTTATAAAAGAATGTAAAAATATATTAAAGAGTATGATATATTATATTTTTATTGTAGTTTTAGTTTTTTTCTATATTTCTCAACTTGGAAGTTCAGTTTCAAATGATGTAAGTAAAAATATTCCTAATGATGGAAATCCATTAGTTGCTCCACAAAAAGTAGAGAATATTGAGGAATATTATTCTGTACACAATCAATATCCATATGGTCAAAAAGAATCTATGAAAACAGAAAAGGTCATTCCAAATGCAACTATAAACCTAATTAGAGAATATCAAAAAAACACATATACAACGTATCCAACAGGGGTAGTTAAGTATATAAAATTAGACCAAAATAAAACGAAGACCATAGAAAAATATATAGAAGAAATAACTGGTAAAAGTATTAGCGAAATAAATTCACTTTGGAAAACTGATGAAAGTATAAAAATAGATTATTCTAAAGTATCTCTTGAAAGATTTGAAGAAATAATGCAAAGAGTAGACGACATTTTAGGAGGAGGGTCTGCATATGCTTTTGACAAGTTACAAAGATTTGGAGTAGTTCCAGTTACCTATGATGAAGCTATGAAGAATTACAACTATACAATACAAAAAGATAAAGTTAGTAATGGGTATGCAAGAATTTTTTGCGATTATATAGGTATAGTTTTAAGTATATTTCCAGTATTTGTGGCAGTTTTTATGTCACTTAAAGATAAGCGTTCAAGAATGAGAGAGATTATTTATTCAAAACAAGTATCTTCATGCAAAATAGTTTTATCAAGATATTTTGCACTTGTCTTTATGATGATATTGCCTGTATTAATTTTAGGTATGAAAGATTTACTTCCTTTGATTTTCTTTGCTAAAGATAAAGGTATATCTATTGATAACTTAGCATTTATAAAATATACATTATGGTGGATACTACCAACTCTTATGATAGTTACCGCTGTAGGAATGAGTATTACTATATTAACAGATACACCAGTAGCAATTATTGTGCAATTAATTTGGTGGTTTTACAGTATAAATTCTACAGGACTCAAAGGTGATTATTCAACAATGGGGCTAATGATAAGACATAATAGTGTATTAAATGGAGATATTATTATACAAAACTTCAATCAAATTATAATTAATAGAATTGTGATAAGCTTGGGAGCATTGGTGCTTGTTTTGTTAGCTATATTCTTATATGAGCAAAAAAGAAGGGGGAATCTTGATGTTTGGGCAAAGTTTTCAAAACTGTTTAGTTCTAATAAAAGAAAACTTCAAATTAAGCACTTTAACTAA